The Amblyomma americanum isolate KBUSLIRL-KWMA chromosome 6, ASM5285725v1, whole genome shotgun sequence genome has a window encoding:
- the LOC144095440 gene encoding glycine receptor subunit alpha-2-like, which translates to MDDFPKLPFLDEILEKYDRRAWPTFGTPLPTEVTVYLDIYNMGPLNSGSMDYDLDVYLQQSWYDPRLSLLRFGINETVMLSGQAITDLIWKPDLYFVNAKRATVHDVTAPNELVQITPDGYVLYGARVRLKLSCHMYFHLFPLDRQKCFVVIRPYAQRTDQTRISWARDKPVSLEFEIQMEEFDLVGFYTGEFVERRQIGSFSTLNATFLLHRRIEFHLIQTYFPTCLAVFISWVSFYITMQLPQIRVLLGCTTLLTVLSIASSIRTVAPRVSYVKAIDVWATLCIIFIFAELAETTLVNYLIRMRLRPHVMRRVDFGIANLLHYARHGYPTDDFLLKLDSNSKLELHRNLKRAEAIDRASRYMFPLCFAFLNLVYWLYYTDQRYERFYLSAM; encoded by the exons CACTTCCTACAGAGGTAACGGTTTACCTCGACATATACAACATGGGCCCACTCAATTCCGGAAGCATG GACTACGACCTCGACGTGTACCTGCAGCAGTCGTGGTACGACCCCCGGCTAAGCCTCCTGCGGTTCGGCATAAACGAAACCGTCATGCTGAGTGGACAGGCCATCACGGACCTGATTTGGAAGCCAGACCTGTACTTTGTGAACGCCAAGCGGGCTACCGTTCACGATGTCACGGCGCCCAACGAGCTGGTGCAGATAACGCCCGACGGCTATGTTCTGTACGGGGCGAG gGTGCGCCTTAAACTCTCCTGTCATATGTACTTTCACCTCTTTCCCTTGGATAGGCAGAAGTGCTTTGTTGTTATCAGGCCAT ATGCGCAAAGAACGGATCAAACGAGGATCTCGTGGGCGCGCGACAAGCCGGTTTCTTTGGAGTTTGAGATACAAATGGAGGAATTCGATCTCGTTGGCTTCTACACAGGAGAATTTGTCGAGCGCCGCCAAATTG GCAGCTTCAGCACCTTGAACGCCACGTTCCTTCTGCACCGGCGAATCGAGTTCCACCTGATTCAGACGTACTTCCCCACCTGCCTGGCCGTGTTCATCTCGTGGGTGTCCTTCTACATCACCATGCAGCTACCGCAGATACGGGTCCTGCTAGGCTGCACCACGCTGCTCACGGTGCTCTCAATCGCGTCGTCCATCCGCACAGTCGCCCCTCGCGTCTCCTACGTGAAGGCCATCGACGTGTGGGCAACCCTGTGCATCATCTTCATCTTCGCCGAGCTCGCAGAGACCACTCTCGTCAACTACCTGATTCGCATGCGCCTCAGACCGCACGTCATGCGCAGGGTCGACTTCGGCATCGCCAATCTGCTGCAC TATGCCCGACACGGCTATCCAACGGACGACTTCTTGCTGAAGCTAGATTCCAACTCCAAGCTCGAGCTGCACCGCAACCTGAAGAGGGCCGAAGCCATTGACCGAGCCAGCCGCTACATGTTCCCGCTCTGCTTCGCATTCTTAAACCTAGTCTACTGGCTCTACTACACAGACCAAAGATATGAACGTTTCTACTTAAGTGCTATGTAA